TATAAAATTGTTACCTCATGTTCAAGAGGATTCACATTTCACATTATCTGTGCTGCTTCAGTTAACCAAATGCTCGTGCTGCTTACTCTCTggatgtttttttttgttaaaagatGAAATGACATTCATTCTTAATTATTTATCTTTCTTGGCTTTTACTTGCCGTCAGATACCCAGCCAACATTACTCTGTTACGTGGAAATCATGAGAGCAGGCAACTAACACAGGTAATGGATACTATCCCGTAAAAAATGCCTACATGTGAAGTATAGGCGATAGATGCTAGGTCTCATAGATGTGGTCAAGATTTTTACCtctgctcccccccccccccacacacacacaaaaaaaaaaaaaaaatctttttcccTTGAAGAAGCAATTGTCTATGCTGTCATTGTGAAGTGTAGGCGCTAGATGCTAGGTCTCATAGATGTGGTCAAGATTAACCATTTGAGAGATCATGGGCTTAAAGCATGCTTCATGAGGGAACTACATGATAAAAAATATCATGCTTCATGAGGGTTTTTCTTCCTCATATAAATGGTGTCTGGACAAGTTtctaaatttttattatttgtgtTCTTCTAGTGATTACTTGTTGCCACATTATTAGCTAGGTGTTTTGTTATTTTGGATCCTACCTTTGAAGTTATAGAAAGGTCATTGAGGATGGTTAGTTGCAAAGAGCAACTGGTGTTTCTTTCTGTGCTTTAAAAAAGATTTCTCAACTCACATTTCTGGCTATCTATTTTATTAAGGGAACATACAAGTGGATTATCAAGTTTGCACAGCCAGCACTTTGAatgtaaattttttattatttgaattttAGTTCAAGGTTTCTTTACTGTTCTTGTTGGTGGTATTACCGCCGCTTAATGCTGCTGCCTGTGGCTTTGTTCCCTTTCCTACTTCAACTTCAGGGAATTTTTTTTCCTCGTAGTGGAGATACATGCTATGTGAAGGAAGCATTTCCTAGATGTGCTATTTTCTGATCAGCTTTGCATTTTACGTGTTATAATAGGTCTATGGATTCTACGATGAATGCCAAAGGAAGTATGGTAATGCAAATGCTTGGCGGTACTGCACCGATGTTTTTGACTATCTAACTCTCTCGGCAATCATAGACGGAACAGTATGTTCTAGCACCCTAGATAAACATTAACCACTTGCCATATTTTCTAATCCTATTAATGTTTGTCTTTCTTCCCATACAGGTATTATGTGTCCACGGTGGACTTTCTCCTGATGTTAGAACTATTGATCAGGTCTGTTGACTTGGACTTGGATGTTTTTACGATTCTGTTTCTTTTTTGTAACAAGTTTCAAATTATTCAAGTGCATGGATTCGATATATCTTCACTGTACTAGAAAGAAATCAACCCTTTTTTTACTCCAAACGGACTCCGATGCAGTTAGTGTATATAAATGTAGGAATGAAGGTGAAAATCTTGCAAGTTGCTTATGTCATGTAATTTAATATCTCACAGCCTGTTGCGTATCTGGAGATTCTGTGAGCTCCTTATCCTCTGTTACTTGGTACTTAAGGATTCACTGGAATTCAGTGTGCTGATATcaatgcttttaattattttgtttctaatttatgttttttttcttcaattagtATCATCTATCTTCTGTATTCAATATGTTGGCACATCTAGAGCTaatgtttcttctttctttgttaATGATATGGCAGATCAGAGTCATTGAACGCAATTGCGAAATTCCCCATGAAGGGCCTTTCTGTGACCTTATGTGGAGTGACCCTGAAGATATTGAAACATGGGCAGTAAGTCCTCGAGGAGCAGGTTGGCTTTTTGGATCCAGGGTTACCACTGAGGTATGTAAGCATGAGATGTTAATTGTAGTTTTGATTATTGTTTCAAATAATAAATATTATGCATGTTTTGCagtttaatcacattaataaactGGATCTAGTTTGCCGAGCTCACCAACTTGTCCAGGAAGGTTTGAAGTACATGTTTCAGGATAAAGGACTGGTGACAGTGAGTAACCATTTCTTTGTTGCGTTGGTCATCTGACGTGTAGCATATAATGAAATTGTGTTACCATTGCTTTTTGTACATGCAGGTGTGGTCTGCCCCCAACTATTGTTACCGATGTGGAAATGTAGCTTCAATATTGAGCTTCAATGAGAATATGGTAGTATTGCTACCATTTTCACGCGTTTGAACCTCTACTTGTTAGCCTGTCTGAGGCCAGGATTGCTTAGCACTGACCTTTCTGTTGCTTGATATCTGCTTATCATTGGGCTGTCACAGTTGTATTCAtctaattttatttatatattcaaGTCGACATGTGTTGTTATATATGTGTACAGTAAGTCTGCCAATTGTATTGTGAGCACAGGAATTCTTTTTATGTCTAGGACATAATGTCATTCTGATATTTGGAGAAACctgttactccctccgtttcatttTGTCTTAGTTTTGCGACAATGTCCTTTAGTGTAGATGAGACGAGTCATAGGACTTGGACACACGTTTAAGAGTTTATGGCCCAGTTTTGATGCCTGAAGCATTTTGGTTGCATTAGGGATGGAAATGAAACTTCTAAGATGAAGGAACTGGAACTGCATGTGGTGTTGGAATAGTAAGCTAGGTGATAGGAAAAATGGAGAGCATATTAGGCAATTGTCATGTCTACTTGTCCTATGGTCCAAGTCTCCAACATTTTGGAATGCATTCTTACTGCTGTCTCTCTTTATCTAAATCCCCCTTGGCATTTATAATTGTAGTGTGTTAGCTCTCTTTATTTCCTTGCTgctttcttttctaatttttgtaTGGTTTTATCAGGAGAGAGAGGTTAAGTTCTTCTCTGAAACAGAAGAAAACAACCAGATGAGAGGTCCCAGGACAGGAGTGCCCTATTTCTTATAAGTGGAACGTTCGCACTTTCTTCTGATGTTATTTCTGATTTCATGCGCCCCTCCTTATCGATGGAAAATTTAAGGAAACTGTCTACCTGGAGGGGACTGAATACGTCGTTTCACAAGATGGTGGTGCATGCCCTAGCTTGTCTGGGCGACCCTGCTGGCTCTGAATAGTTTGTGCTATGTATCTACAATGGCCTTGAATGTTGCTCCCATCtgttccataattatttttacCTGTGTCATATTGGTGATTTGTACCCTGACCAGATTACATTCTTTAGATTTCTTGCTTGCGTTTGGCTAGATGTACATTTTATTTTCTCGTCAACTTTAACTTGAAGATTATTGTTCATTTATAATTCAAGATCGGATAAAAGCTGGGTATATTATGGGGCTAATCAGTGTGATATTTCGTATAACTTAGAAATATGAGAAGTTGCAGCTACTGAGGACGTGTTTCCATAATCAAGTGGTTAAATGTGTTCGCTTCTTTCTTTTGCTTCTGAATAGGTACTTTATCCTTGAAGTAAGATAGTTGAACACCTTTGCAGTTGCATTATCCACAACCTAGTAACGCTGTTTGGAGAGACCTATTTGCATTATCTTAAGTTCTTTGATGTCGGTATTACCTGTATTTTTCAGTTTGGATTGAGATATGGTTAATTGGTATGTAAGGGACAATTTGCTgcctatttttctttcttattcatttcagtcatttttcttttttggataaTCCACTAAGCTGTGTACAAGTTGCCCCCTAATCCGGATTGAACAGAATCAATCTATGCAAAGCTGCCTATCATTGCCTAGTTGTTTTAGCCATTTGCTAAACTCTTTTTTTGGGGCTTTGAATTTAATGCTTGGCAATGAGGTTCTGTTTCCTTGTAGAAGTACGTAGTATGTACTTCTAACGTGATCGTTGTTCTCTTTTCTGAAGTGAAGCCGTAAGAATTTATATCGCCCGCTATTCAATTATTAGAAAGCATAACATAGAAACTAATTATCAATTGCAAACTGATTCACGCTTTGATCAATTCTTTGCAAAATGGAGCGCTGTTTAAGTTGCATACTTGTAGATATGGATTTTTCAtgggttggtttggtttgatttttatcTAGACCAATACTAAATTCGCTATCTCGGTTTGTTAAATATACAAATCCAACCAAAGCAATAAATTCAGTTTTTTggtctgttttttttttcatgtgaaatacaaattTAATTCATTCAATCTATTAGAGTTTAAGATACAATTTTTCATGTGTTGGTATATGTTTAGCAAGAAGAACAAATCGATTGACCTATTATCTATGGCAGCATCTATATGTGATTATCTTTTTATaaatatggtcaaaaataaatctTTATTGTCTTTTATCGGcttaaaagagaaggaaaaatacattaataataCTAGTATAAGAACCCGCGTGATGCGCGGATAATTTGACAgaatattaatcttataaaattatgatctaatatatcatattaacttaataaatattagttgtattttattatttaatatagtgtCCAAAAATATAACACAATCTATACAAAATTAAAGGATACACATCATatagtaatcaaataaattatttgatcctttttatttttattattgaattAGCAAGTACTTAGCACTATTGATAATTTTCttgagtgttatttatttatcttttattttttaactaatttaaaatataaatatcataaaattatctCTATCCCCCTCTTTTCGTACATTCCTTTCTACTGAtacttatttgattagttttcaaattttgtatgtgtgtgtgtatatatatatatatatatatatgtgcttaTCTTATGTATAACATCCTAATagtatctttatatttttgtatttatcatttgaattgaaagtttctttatttttttattttgttttttatttttaaaataattctataactccaacttgaaactactccacAATTTGAATGgataatttttattatatatttttatttttttattatagctaatttatatatatatatatatatatatatatatatatatatatatatatatatatatatatatatatatatattaaatatttataaaacttcaacttgaaactactccccaactTGATGGGttatttatttttccctttttattatatatattttcatttttttattatatcctatttttttattttaaaatatttgtaaaactccaacttgaaagttgaaactactccccaatttgaatgggtagtttgtttttccttttcctttttatttttaattttttattatagttaattataagatatctttatttattaatttaaataaagtaaccaattaattcaaaatttaaaattcaaagatTTTTAGTTAGAATAGAAGTAACCAAAACTATTCCCCAACTTGAATAGGTagtttttttaataatattttcgtTTTTACTGTAGCTAATttaaatttttcttatttttttaaattttaaaaataattttaaaactccaacttgaaactactccccagtTTGAATGCcgcttgaaaaatattttatcttaACAACACCACTTGaccttttgtatttttatttgaattgaaagtgtttttattttaaaataattttaaaactccaacttgaaactactccccaatttgaatgggtatttcttttatttatatatttccgtttttattatagctaattttacatttttatttgtttttttttattttaatatatttttaaaactccaactgGAAACTgctccccaatttgaatgggtattttttttatttatatatctccatttttattttttttattttaatatatttttaaaactccaacttgaaactactccccaatttgaatgggtaattTTCTTTCGATTTTTATTATAGCTAATTataatatatctatatttattaattcaaatagagtaaccaattaattcaaaatttaaaattcaaaagatgTTTTAGTCAGaaaggtagtttattttgtcttaaaactccagcttgaaactactcccaaatttgaatttgcaattttttttttcaatttcgttttttatttaaaataattttaaaacaccAACTTTGTTGGAGCTTTATCCTaaaaatctatttctttattttcatttattattttaaaataatttagaactccaacttgaaactattccCCAACTTGAATAGgtagttttattttattaatatttttgtttttttattgtagataatttattttttcttatttttcattttttaattttaaaataactttaaaaccccaacttgaaactacttcccaatttgaatgagtagttattgtttttatattttcatttttttaatatagctaattataagatatctataattattaattattaattcaaatagagtaaccaattaattcaaattttaaaaaggtagtttattttgtcttaataaTGCTACTTGGCTTTTTGTGGTTATGCCACTTGTCTTAATAATGTGTTTTTGcctctccttttattatataatattatattatattatatatagatagatatttgaatttgcaatttttttatttttttcaatttcgttttttatttaaaataattttaaaacaccAACTTTGTTTGAGCTTTATCCTaaaaatctatttctttatttttatttatttattttcgttttttattttaaaataatttaaaactccaacttgaaactggAGCTTTATCCTaaaaatctatttctttatttttatttctttattttcgttttttattttaaaataatttaaaacccCAACTTGAAAATGGAGCTCTATCCTaaaaatctatttctttatttttattttcgttttttattttaaaataatttaaaactccaacttgaatatgtagttttcttttattaatataTTTGCTTTTTATATTGtagataatttaattttttcttatttttcattttttaattttaaaataactttaaaactccaacttgaaactacttccCAATTTGAATGAGTAGTTATTGTTTTTAGATTTTCGTTGTTTTAAtatagctaattataagatatctataattattaattattaattattaattcaaatagagtaaccaattaatttaaaatttaaaaagaatcttttagttaaaaaggtattttattTTGTCTTAGTAATGCCACTTGGCTTTTTGTTGTTATGCTACTTGTCTTAATAATGTGCTTTTGcctctccttttattatatatagataattattaattcaaatagagtaaccaattaatttaaaatttaaaaaagtttttttagttaaaaaggtagtttattttgtcttaataaTGCCACTTGGCTTTTTGTGGTTATGTCACTTGTCTTAATAATGtgtttttgccttttcttttattatatatGTAGATATAGATATGTAGATATGTAGATATgtagatatagatatatagatgGATTCACAGTTTGAGAGGGAAATCCAAACTCTTTTTGGTCCTTGCTTCTTTCCTAGAGTAAACCAGCTAAATTAGCAAAATCGGAAAAGTTATTATCAGGGTTTGTTTGTACTATTGGACCAAATCCGGAGATATACATAGTGTAGGGACCAAAAGGTAAAATTTCAAGATCGTATTTGATACTGGATAAGTATATGaggaccaaaattaaaatttccCAATCTAATTTGAAAAACCAACTTGGTAGGCGAACCCAATTTTGAAATGAATCTTCTTCCGCCAAGTTTTTGACAGTTGACCACCACTTTCCCTCTCTCCCTCGGCTCTGAGAAAATTTGAGATGTAAGTTCTCCTTCCTCTTTGGTAATCTTTACTTGTTAACATCTTCTCTTGCTTGCTTTATTTTTGGCTCTATTTTGTGGGGTTGTGCTGATATGCCTTATGAGCATTAGTCATCAGTTTtctgaaaattttcttttttaggaaAAGATTTTGAGTAAAAAACCATAAAAGGATGAAAATCTATCGTTACTGGGGAGTTGTAGGTCAATTATCTTCGACTCATTTTACCAAATCCTTCTAAGTTCCTCAGCAACTGTTTTCAGTTTCTAAGGCATGTAAAAGTGTGAACTTCTGGAAAATAATATTagtttaaaatgtcaaatatctAAATCATTCTTTTCACATGGGCCGTTTAGTAAGAGTAGTATTAGACCACCCACTTGACAGTATACAACAACAACAGACCCAGTGAAGTTACACAACTGGGGTCTGGgtaaggtagtgtgtacgcagatatACCTATCGAgcctgtttccgatagaccttaggctcaagaaagatggaaagaaatagtagaaacaagcaatatcaacaacaaggGCCAGAAAGATAATAACAGCAAACTAATAGCCAGAAAATAGATGGAAGGAAGAAGTGGCAACAAACATGGACCACAGGACGATACTAAGAAACCGACGCAGAAGGTAATTGGAAAACAACATGTAAAATTAGCAATCTAAGAACAAGGAAAAAAAACTACCAGACAAACCTTAATACCCCCGGTACGGATCATAATTatgctcgactacctactaactttcgaccctaattctcgacctccacaccctcctatgaAGGGCCATGTCCTGTCGGatcacctctctccaatacttcCTTGGCcttcctctacctcttctcatacccaccaaagccaaccgctcacacctcatTAGTGGGGTATCTGAGTTTCTCCTCTTTACATGTTCGAACCATCTAAACCTCGCTtttcgcatcttgtcctccatgggagCCACACGCACCTTtacccgaatatcttcattcctaattttatcCCACTTGGCATGCCCGTACATCCATCTCAGCATCCTCATTTCCATTACTTGACGGTATGTATCACTAAAAAAATTAATGTTATTTCACGAAGAGTATGAATTTCAGAGAATGGAGTGACCTAAGTACAAACGTGAGATGTTTCTTCATACCAATGAAAAAGGCAAAGCTTTGAATGAATTATTGATGAGatatatttttatgttttctATTTATTGTATTGTGACAAATAGGGTACATGCATCATCTTCTTCTTAGTCAGTAAGAACAAATTGATCCTTAGGAGTGACATTGTGCCAGGAAAACTGGTAGGAAGTACTTTATATTTAATCTACTAGCAAGGACAAAGAAATGATAAACTTATTGTCTAATAATTCAAGCATAGGGTTAATTTGATCATTCTCTTTGCCAGACTGCCTTAGTTTAAACATGTTTTTGCTAATTACGAAAATTACTCATACAAGTGTATTGCATGATTTTCTCgtaaattattatgttttcagagAATTTGTATATCTCCATGCCAAGGCGTAGAGGAAAACCTCGTGCAAAACGTGAGGTTGAAAAGGATGCTAATCAAGAGGAACATCAAGTGGAAAAGGAAGATGATATATTCAAGCAGGAAGGTATCGTTTTTATTGTGCAAATGTTTGTCTGTTTAAACATTTGGAAGAAAAAGTATGTTGGTtatttttgaaaaaggaaattttgTGAGAGGAGACAAGCCAAGGACAACAGCTGCAATTATTAATTGGGCTGCTGAAATCCTGAAGCAGTAAATATTACTTTGCTTGGTTGCAAGTCGTATGAAGCTATATTACAAAATACACATCTTTTATCCATTTTCGCCTATTATTTTGGTTGATTTTATCAAATAAGTACTCTGCGTGACTGATTGGTTCTGTTATTTCTTTTCCTGCAAGCTGAAGAAAGAGGTAAAATATATCAATTTGCTTGGTCTAATACCTTCCATTTATGTGATGCTTTTTGAACGTAAAAGAAGGTTATGAAAACTGAAGATGCATTTCATAAGAAAAGCTAAATGTAGAAGGAAAATATTTCTAGTCTGTGTTTGAGTTGGAATTTTTGAAGTGAGAGGAAAGTTGATAATCAAATGACATTCGAAAGAATGTAACTAAGAAGTACTTAAACATGGTTCTGTTTTGTGTCAGATGAATTTTGATTTTCACATTACCATCATGATTGAATCTCAGCGAGTATGTCATTCACCTTATTGTTACTGATGAATCACTATCTATTTTCAGCTGAACGTCAAAGTGCTGCTATCAGGGCTATTCGTGATGTGGAGATTGAACAGTTAAAAACTATGATGCAATTGCTACGATCAAATTTTAGTAATGAACAACTTCAAGTTCCAGTAATGCAATTTTTTGAGGAAAAGTTTCCAAACCTGGTTATTGTAAGGAAGGAGAAACATGGCCAGTCTGAAGTGCAATGGAAAGACGATGATGATAATTTAAGCATGGACCAGTTCGATGGAAAGAATCTACATGCTTCTCTTCTTCATAAACTGTCCACAGTGTATCCTGATTGCTCCAGTGCCATGCCATTATTTGGTGGATTTGAATTCTCAAATAGATCTGGTATCTTTAAATCTCTTTTTGGCAATTCTTATATGGAATATCTAGACACTCAAGTTTATTTCTTCTTACTTAATTCAACTACATTTTGGCAGTTAAAACAGCCCTTTGTGGTGCCGAAAATCTGCAGATCAAGGGATTTGTATGTTCTATTGCAGTTCATTCTACTATTTCCCGCAGTTTATGTCATTGTGCAATTCATTTTGCAATACCACATTTCGAGTAACTTAGGTTGCACTGGTGTTCCCTTTTTGGCTGCTGGCTAAACTCTTGCATTTAAGTTTTGGAAGTTGATGTGCCCTCAAGATGATTTCAACACTTGCTTATTCTTCTTTGTTCCTtatttgctatattttttttcttcctgTGAAGGTCTTGGAAGAGCCATCTGATACCCAAATGCTCGATCTGGCGGATACTATTCAGACACCTGGTGTATGTAGCTATAATATAATTTCTGTGCACTTTGTTGTTACACACTTGTTTGTGATATCTTTTTCTTTACTCACCGATTATAAAAACATCTAAATAATGGGATGTATGAAGCATTGTATTTCCTTCCTTTTTTATTTCTCTATCTGGATGACTGAACCTCTATGTCCTCTCTTGAGATATACCACTGAACTTCATCGTTATTTAGTTTATTATGCTTTAGGAACAATGTTATGAACTAGTGGCATTACTTATGTAAGTGTGTGATGGTTTAATGAAGTGACTTTAATGAAACTAATTTCATTCCAAAGTTGCATGCAGTTTTCTGTTGATGTCTTCATGAGTGTTTCGTGCTAGAGGCCATATTGATGCAGTTACATTTTTTTTTACTACAGGCATATAGTAGCAGATTGTCTGTTGGGATGACTCCCAAAACTTTAAGGCTGCCTAAGCCTGGAGAAATGCTTCTATCTGTCCACGGCTCTCCTCTTGGTGTTTACAAAGAAGACAACATGGAAGCAATACATGGTATGGGCCTATATGAGAGATGACTTTGGTCATTAGAAAGTTCATGTGGAAGTACTCTGTTTCACTTGCCAAATCTGCCTTTCTTTTTAATTATTCCGAGTATCAAATTTCCTGCTGTGACATATCTGGACTGCTTCATTGTATGTActcgtgatttttgttttttccttttccctAATAAAGTGTTACTTTGTGCTGCAGAGTCGGAAGATGGAGGAAATGACTCTGCGTAATCTTTGTAATGTCTGAAACTTTTCATCAAGACTGACCCGTGCTCTTAATGTTATTGAGAGTGTTCATAAAGCTCTTTGCCAGCCACCTTTTAACTTGTTCCATTTCTTTTTCTGTATTCTCTTTTCCCCTTCCCTTTGCTCGGCTAGAGGCTGGCAGGGTTCGTCTGACTACTTTCGGGAAGCTATGCAGCTGGAAAAGTGGTGCTCTTTGTACATAATTTTGTAAGAGCAGACAAGATCTTTAGATTATAGATGCTCAAGTTCTTTAATACTTTGTGTTTTTAGTGTTAGCTCTAGTTTATCTGCATGATTTCACTATCCTTATTTATAAATCTTTCTTGCAACCAGTCTTCCTTAGGTTGAACTATGAAAGATATAGGATGTACAAGTTGCAAAGCATGATTTAAGCAAGAAGAGGAGTTTAACTAGTTGGAACTTGATGAGGAACTTCTTAGACAGCAGGAAAAAGACATAACTATGGCTGTCAAATTTGGCCCAAGACCAAATGACCCGCCCAAGGTTGGGTTGGTTATTAACCCGCCCATTTATTGAACTCAACCCATCTCATCCCATTTAAAGTTGGGttgatttttagcccaaattgattCACGAATAACTTTGCCAAAATATCTtagaagtaatttttttttgtttgatatgttacatattaccataacaaaagaaaataagtcttatttagtaattaaacaattcATAAGAAAACAATATATATTAACTAAAGATTGATAAGAGTTGGGCGGGTTGAATTATGATCTAAATTTTAGCTCATCTTGACACAATCCATTTTAGCCCAAGTAACTTTTGGACGGGTCAAATGACCCTCCCAATTATTAACTCAACCCGTTTTTACCCGCCCAAAATCGGCCCAATCCGCAGATTTGACACCCCTAGACATAACCAAAGATCCCTTATAAAAAAAAGTTAGGTCAACTATAGCAATGTCAACTTCCCCAGTCGATATTAACTGTCAGCATGCAAATAATTTCAACTACAAAAATAAGTTTATCAAAGTTAATCCGTACGCCTAACCCTTTTTCTGTGAATAGATGAATGTTCAAGTATGTAAGGACATTAGTATGTGTTTCGGATTTGATATAGTTCCATCTGAACGTGGCTGTCTAGCTTACTTGTAGGTAAACTAAAACTGAGAAGTTATATTCGTTATGGTTGATTCTCCACTTAAAATTCAGACGAGTCATTAATGCACTGAGAATAAAAAATTGTCAAAACTCATTATTTAGCTTACCTAACCTTGCTTCTCCATCTTAACATTTTTCTTGTTATTAGGTGAAATAGGCCCAGAATTTCCTACCTATATCTTCTCTTGGGATATTTGATTTAAGTAAActttaaaataacaataaaaaaaaaagagaaacaattGGCATTCTAACTTATATATATAGCAGATATATCACAATACGTGAAAGAGGTTCTTACTTGTATAGACAGAGAAGTTTGTAATAAGTTGTTGATCAGAAAAAATAGCGTACTGAGTTAGTAACAACAATGACAGAAAATCAGA
This DNA window, taken from Nicotiana tabacum cultivar K326 chromosome 4, ASM71507v2, whole genome shotgun sequence, encodes the following:
- the LOC107809565 gene encoding phytochrome-associated serine/threonine-protein phosphatase 3 isoform X2: MKLFQTGGHVPETNYIFMGDFVDRGYNSLEVFTILLLLKARYPANITLLRGNHESRQLTQVYGFYDECQRKYGNANAWRYCTDVFDYLTLSAIIDGTVLCVHGGLSPDVRTIDQIRVIERNCEIPHEGPFCDLMWSDPEDIETWAVSPRGAGWLFGSRVTTEFNHINKLDLVCRAHQLVQEGLKYMFQDKGLVTVWSAPNYCYRCGNVASILSFNENMEREVKFFSETEENNQMRGPRTGVPYFL
- the LOC107809565 gene encoding phytochrome-associated serine/threonine-protein phosphatase 3 isoform X1; this encodes MDLDQWITKVKDGQHLAEDELQLLCEYVKEILIEESNVQPVNSPVTVCGDIHGQFHDLMKLFQTGGHVPETNYIFMGDFVDRGYNSLEVFTILLLLKARYPANITLLRGNHESRQLTQVYGFYDECQRKYGNANAWRYCTDVFDYLTLSAIIDGTVLCVHGGLSPDVRTIDQIRVIERNCEIPHEGPFCDLMWSDPEDIETWAVSPRGAGWLFGSRVTTEFNHINKLDLVCRAHQLVQEGLKYMFQDKGLVTVWSAPNYCYRCGNVASILSFNENMEREVKFFSETEENNQMRGPRTGVPYFL
- the LOC107809563 gene encoding uncharacterized protein LOC107809563, producing MPRRRGKPRAKREVEKDANQEEHQVEKEDDIFKQEAERQSAAIRAIRDVEIEQLKTMMQLLRSNFSNEQLQVPVMQFFEEKFPNLVIVRKEKHGQSEVQWKDDDDNLSMDQFDGKNLHASLLHKLSTVYPDCSSAMPLFGGFEFSNRSVKTALCGAENLQIKGFVLEEPSDTQMLDLADTIQTPGAYSSRLSVGMTPKTLRLPKPGEMLLSVHGSPLGVYKEDNMEAIHESEDGGNDSA